The Manihot esculenta cultivar AM560-2 chromosome 11, M.esculenta_v8, whole genome shotgun sequence genome includes a region encoding these proteins:
- the LOC110626651 gene encoding GDSL esterase/lipase 2 — protein sequence MANLTSRSYFQLWVIAAFLLFQNTSTSHLPSPENHAPLFIFGDSLFDTGNNNNPTSSACYWPYGETFFKHPTGRASDGRLIPDFIAEYAKLPFPLPYRQTRNRQLRYGVNFASGGAEVLGVNPDKIIIHLKGQLSNFKNVKKRLRHKLGDSETEALLSKAIYLFSFGTNDYAKVTDDFSVLHYYSSEEYVGMVVGNFTTGLKEIYKNGGRKFAFVSLGAVGCLPNMRAKNSSGGCMEQVTVLVKLHNKEFSYVLMKLQKQLQGFKYSNFDFYNSLSRRIKHPSKYGFKEAKTACCGTGPFRGITSCGGVGTPIKEFEVCDDPSEYLFFDSHPSEKANHQFSKLMWRGSVDVTRPYNLKQLFQL from the exons ATGGCTAATTTAACTTCAAGGTCCTATTTTCAATTGTGGGTTATCGCTGCATTTCTTCTCTTCCAAAATACCAGCACAAGTCATCTACCCTCTCCAGAGAATCATGCTCCTTTATTCATTTTTGGAGACTCTCTATTTGATACTGGAAATAATAACAATCCCACAAGTTCAGCTTGCTACTGGCCCTACGGTGAAACATTCTTCAAGCATCCTACTGGGAGAGCTTCTGATGGTCGATTGATTCCAGATTTTATCG CTGAATATGCCAAGTTACCGTTCCCTCTACCATATCGTCAGACCAGAAATCGTCAACTGAGGTATGGAGTGAACTTTGCATCAGGAGGAGCTGAAGTTCTGGGTGTAAATCCTGATAAAATT ATAATACACCTTAAAGGTCAGCTTAGTAATTTCAAGAATGTGAAGAAACGGCTAAGGCATAAATTAGGTGATTCAGAGACCGAGGCATTGTTGTCCAAAGCCATTTACTTATTCAGCTTTGGAACCAATGACTATGCGAAAGTCACCGACGATTTCAGTGTACTGCATTACTACTCTAGCGAAGAGTACGTAGGGATGGTCGTCGGCAACTTCACGACTGGGCTCAAA GAAATATATAAGAATGGAGGAAGGAAATTCGCATTTGTAAGCTTGGGGGCTGTGGGTTGTCTACCCAACATGAGAGCAAAGAATTCATCAGGTGGCTGCATGGAACAGGTTACTGTTCTGGTGAAACTGCACAATAAGGAATTTTCCTATGTGCTTATGAAGCTACAGAAACAGCTACAAggatttaaatattcaaacttTGATTTTTACAACTCTTTAAGTAGAAGGATAAAGCACCCTTCAAAATATG GTTTCAAGGAAGCGAAAACAGCATGTTGTGGCACAGGGCCGTTCAGAGGAATCACAAGCTGTGGAGGTGTAGGAACGCCGATCAAAGAGTTTGAAGTGTGTGATGATCCGAGTGAATATTTGTTCTTTGATTCCCATCCATCGGAGAAGGCCAATCATCAGTTTTCGAAGCTCATGTGGAGAGGAAGTGTTGATGTGACAAGGCCTTACAATCTTAaacaactctttcaactctag